In a genomic window of Caloenas nicobarica isolate bCalNic1 chromosome 1, bCalNic1.hap1, whole genome shotgun sequence:
- the TSPAN9 gene encoding tetraspanin-9 isoform X2 — protein MARGCLCCLKYMMFLFNLIFWLCGCGLLGVGIWLSVSQGNFATFSPSFPSLSAANLVIAIGTVIMVTGFLGCLGAIKENKCLLLSFFIILLIILLAELILLILFFIYMDKVSDSAKKDLKEGMKLYNSENNVGLKNAWNIIQAEMKCCGVNDFTDWYPVLGENTVPDRCCMENSQDCGRNSTELVWKTGCYERVMTWFDENKHVLGSIGMCILIMQILGMAFSMILFQQIHRTGKKYDA, from the exons tTATGTGGCTGTGGGCTGCTGGGTGTGGGCATCTGGCTGTCAGTGTCACAAGGAAACTTTGCCACGTTTTCTCCTAGCTTTCCATCGCTTTCAGCTGCCAACCTAGTAATTGCCATTGGCACAGTCATCATGGTGACCGGCTTTCTGGGCTGCCTAGGTGCTATCAAGGAAAACAAGTGCCTCCTGTTGAGT TTTTTCATCATTTTGCTGATAATTCTCCTGGCAGAGCTGATACTACtaattttgttcttcatttatATGGACAAG GTGAGTGACAGTGCAAAGAAGGATTTGAAGGAAGGTATGAAGCTGTACAATTCAGAAAACAATGTTGGACTGAAAAATGCATGGAATATCATTCAAGCAGAG ATGAAATGCTGTGGTGTGAATGACTTTACGGATTGGTACCCAGTGCTGGGAGAAAACACTGTTCCAGACCGATGCTGTATGGAAAATTCCCAAGACTGTGGACGGAACTCCACTGAATTAGTGTGGAAAACA GGATGTTACGAGAGGGTTATGACCTGGTTTGATGAGAATAAACATGTCCTTGGTTCGATTGGGATGTGCATCCTCATAATGCAG attCTTGGCATGGCCTTCTCCATGATACTCTTCCAGCAGATTCACAGGACTGGCAAAAAATACGATGCCTAA